The Aneurinibacillus uraniidurans genome segment TCTACGGGGGCATGCAGTACGATCCCACCAAATATTTTATCTTTTTGTCCCCACGGTACCACAACTGATACCATCGGTTTGGTTAAGCCTGCAAACGCGAGGTTCTGCACGACATTCTGTCCCCGCATAACCTGCTCTACAATCTGTGGGGCAACAGATTTACCGATGAACACTTCGTCGCGCGTAGACGTTGCGATAATATGACCACTCTGATCAAACACCCAGATACGCGTATCAAACGTTTGATCAAGAAACGCTAGAATCGACTGGGTCTGGTCTTCATTCCACGGATTTGTCTGAATGGCCAGATTCACCTTCTTCGCTTTACGCAATAACTCTTCTTTCGTGCCATCATATATGTAATTTTTGGCGAGCACAGACATCGACAACCCGAGTGCGCCGAGTCCGAGCAGCACCGTTACCATATAACTAAGCAACAATTTACGAAAAATACTTTTATTAATACCAGACCAGTCCAGAATTAGTCGGAGCACGTTTCCACCTCAAACTTATAGCCGACACCCCATACTGTGTGAATGCACTCATAAGGTAGTGCTGCAAGATGCTGACGGATTTTTTTGATATGCACGTCTACCGTGCGGATATCTCCAAAAAAATCATAGCCCCAGATTTGTTCAAGCAGCTGCTCCCTTGTGAATACACTGCCGGATGAACGGGCAAGAAAAACGAGCAGATCAAATTCCTTCGGACGAAACGCGACTTTTTCTCCTGCTACAATCACCTGCCGCCCTTGCAAATCAATCACCAGATCGGAAAAGCGAATTTCCTGAACAACCGCTTCCTTCTCTTCCGATACTCGAGGCTGGATGCGCCGAAAAATCGCTTTAATACGGGCCACTAATTCCCGAGGGCTGAATGGCTTGGTAATATAGTCATCTGCTCCAA includes the following:
- a CDS encoding response regulator transcription factor, which codes for MNGTKVLVADDDINVIEIIRLYFSQHHIELIEAHDGSEAVRLAGLEKPDAIILDVMMPVMDGYEACREIRKTMDTPILMLSAKGEEFDRVLGLELGADDYITKPFSPRELVARIKAIFRRIQPRVSEEKEAVVQEIRFSDLVIDLQGRQVIVAGEKVAFRPKEFDLLVFLARSSGSVFTREQLLEQIWGYDFFGDIRTVDVHIKKIRQHLAALPYECIHTVWGVGYKFEVETCSD